One region of Streptomyces davaonensis JCM 4913 genomic DNA includes:
- a CDS encoding phage holin family protein produces MSAPDGSPVGAERSIGQLFASATTEMSALVHDEIALAKAQLKRDVKRGATSGGAFVVAGAVLLFSLPMLNFALAYGIRTWSDWNLALCFLLSFAANVLIAVALALIGVVFAKKAKKGKGPQKVAASMKETAGVLQNAKPHPRPAPALEDRSPAALEPVARSSS; encoded by the coding sequence ATGAGCGCACCCGACGGCAGCCCGGTCGGCGCCGAACGCAGCATCGGCCAGCTGTTCGCCTCGGCGACGACCGAGATGTCGGCCTTGGTGCACGACGAGATCGCTCTGGCCAAGGCGCAGCTCAAGCGGGACGTGAAGCGCGGCGCGACCAGCGGCGGCGCGTTCGTGGTGGCCGGCGCGGTGCTGCTGTTCTCCCTGCCGATGCTCAACTTCGCCCTGGCGTACGGCATCCGGACCTGGAGCGACTGGAATCTCGCCCTCTGCTTCCTGCTCTCCTTCGCCGCGAACGTGCTCATCGCCGTGGCCCTCGCGCTCATCGGCGTCGTCTTCGCGAAGAAGGCCAAGAAGGGCAAGGGCCCGCAGAAGGTCGCCGCCTCGATGAAGGAGACGGCGGGCGTCCTTCAGAACGCCAAGCCGCACCCGCGTCCGGCGCCGGCCCTGGAGGACCGGTCGCCCGCCGCGCTCGAGCCTGTGGCACGCTCGTCGTCATGA
- the nhaA gene encoding Na+/H+ antiporter NhaA has translation MSAPHTSRKVLGRLSLPERTFVADALRTETVGGVLLLVAAVAALVWANVPALSDSYDSVSHYHIGPAALGLDLSVAHWAADGLLAIFFFVAGIELKRELVAGDLRDPKAAVLPVVAALCGMAVPALVYVLTNVVGDGSLDGWAVPTATDIAFALAVLAVIGTSLPSALRAFLLTLAVVDDLFAILIIAIFFTDTLNFAALGGAVAGLAVFWLLLRKNVRGWYVYVPLALVIWALMYNSGIHATIAGVAMGLMLRCHPHEGEQHSPGEHIEHLVRPLSAGLAVPLFALFSAGVAVSGGALGEVFTRPETLGVVLGLVVGKAVGIFGGTWLTARFTKASLSDELAWADVFAVATLAGIGFTVSLLIDELAFEGDATLTDEVKAAVLLGSLIAATLATVLLKIRNSRYRRMTEDEERDEDLSGVPDIYEQDDPEYHLRMAAIHERKAAEHRRIAEEKAAERAAELARLAEVAGGAGEENNRRA, from the coding sequence GTGTCCGCGCCCCACACCAGCCGCAAGGTTCTCGGACGGCTGTCCCTGCCCGAGCGGACCTTCGTCGCGGACGCGCTGCGCACCGAGACCGTCGGCGGTGTGCTGCTGCTCGTGGCCGCCGTCGCGGCGCTGGTCTGGGCGAACGTCCCGGCACTGAGCGACAGCTACGACAGCGTCAGCCACTACCACATCGGGCCCGCCGCGCTCGGCCTCGATCTGTCGGTCGCGCACTGGGCCGCCGACGGACTGCTCGCGATCTTCTTCTTCGTCGCCGGGATCGAACTCAAGCGAGAGCTGGTCGCCGGTGACCTCAGGGACCCGAAGGCCGCCGTACTGCCGGTGGTGGCCGCGCTGTGCGGAATGGCCGTACCAGCGCTCGTCTACGTCCTCACCAACGTCGTCGGCGACGGCTCCCTGGACGGCTGGGCCGTGCCCACCGCCACCGACATCGCCTTCGCGCTCGCCGTGCTCGCCGTCATCGGCACCTCCCTGCCGAGCGCGCTGCGCGCCTTCCTGCTCACCCTCGCCGTCGTCGACGACCTCTTCGCGATCCTGATCATCGCGATCTTCTTCACCGACACCCTGAACTTCGCCGCGCTCGGCGGCGCCGTGGCCGGTCTCGCGGTCTTCTGGCTGCTGCTGCGCAAGAACGTCCGCGGCTGGTACGTCTACGTCCCGCTCGCGCTCGTGATCTGGGCGCTGATGTACAACAGCGGCATCCACGCCACCATCGCCGGTGTCGCCATGGGCCTGATGCTGCGCTGCCACCCGCACGAGGGCGAGCAGCACTCCCCCGGCGAGCACATCGAGCACCTGGTCCGGCCGCTCTCGGCGGGCCTGGCGGTACCGCTGTTCGCCCTGTTCAGCGCCGGTGTCGCCGTCTCGGGCGGGGCGCTCGGCGAGGTGTTCACCCGGCCGGAGACCCTGGGCGTCGTGCTCGGACTCGTCGTCGGCAAGGCGGTCGGCATCTTCGGCGGTACCTGGCTGACGGCCCGCTTCACCAAAGCCTCCCTCAGCGACGAACTGGCCTGGGCGGACGTCTTCGCGGTGGCGACTCTGGCCGGCATCGGCTTCACCGTCTCGCTGCTCATCGACGAGCTCGCCTTCGAGGGCGACGCCACCCTGACGGACGAGGTCAAGGCTGCCGTTCTGCTGGGCTCCCTCATCGCGGCGACCCTGGCGACCGTGCTGCTGAAGATACGGAACAGCCGGTACCGCAGGATGACCGAGGACGAGGAGCGCGACGAGGACCTCTCCGGCGTCCCCGACATCTACGAGCAGGACGATCCGGAGTACCACCTGCGGATGGCCGCCATCCATGAGCGCAAGGCTGCCGAGCACCGCCGGATCGCCGAGGAGAAGGCGGCGGAGAGGGCCGCGGAGCTTGCGCGGCTTGCCGAAGTGGCGGGCGGGGCAGGCGAGGAGAACAACCGTCGGGCATGA
- a CDS encoding alpha/beta fold hydrolase, giving the protein MTDPAPTPPAQPASVARLDGPWTHRDVAANGARFHIAEMGDGPLVLLLHGFPQFWWTWRHQLPALADAGFRAVAMDLRGVGGSDRTPRGYDPANLALDITGVIRSLGEPDAALVGHDLGGYLAWTAAVMRPKLVRRLAVASMPHPRRWRSAMLADVKQTTAGSYIWGFQRPWIPERQLTADDGALVGRLIRDWSGPRLPEDDAVDMYRRAMCIPSTAHCSIEPYRWMVRSLARPDGIQFNRRMKRPVRVPTLHLHGSLDPVLRTRSAAGSGEYVEAPYRWRLFDGLGHFPHEEDPVAFSAELVNWLKDPEPDR; this is encoded by the coding sequence ATGACGGACCCTGCCCCCACCCCTCCGGCGCAGCCTGCCTCGGTCGCACGACTCGATGGTCCCTGGACCCATCGGGACGTGGCGGCCAATGGTGCGCGCTTCCATATCGCCGAGATGGGCGACGGGCCGCTGGTCCTGCTCCTGCACGGCTTCCCGCAGTTCTGGTGGACCTGGCGGCACCAGCTCCCGGCGCTCGCCGACGCCGGGTTCCGGGCCGTCGCCATGGACCTGCGCGGGGTCGGCGGCAGCGACCGCACCCCGCGCGGGTACGACCCCGCCAACCTGGCACTCGACATCACCGGAGTGATCCGCTCCCTCGGCGAGCCGGACGCCGCCCTCGTCGGCCACGACCTGGGCGGCTATCTGGCGTGGACGGCGGCGGTGATGCGCCCGAAGCTGGTACGGCGGCTCGCGGTCGCCTCGATGCCGCATCCGCGGCGCTGGCGCTCGGCGATGCTCGCGGACGTCAAGCAGACGACCGCCGGCTCCTACATCTGGGGGTTCCAGCGGCCCTGGATCCCGGAGCGGCAGCTCACCGCCGACGACGGGGCGCTGGTGGGGCGGCTGATCCGGGACTGGTCCGGGCCGCGGCTGCCGGAGGACGACGCGGTGGACATGTACCGCCGTGCGATGTGCATCCCCTCGACCGCGCACTGCTCGATCGAGCCGTACCGCTGGATGGTCCGCTCGCTGGCCCGTCCCGACGGCATCCAGTTCAACCGTCGGATGAAGCGCCCGGTCCGGGTGCCCACGCTGCATCTGCACGGCTCCCTGGACCCCGTGCTGCGCACCCGCAGCGCGGCAGGATCCGGCGAGTACGTCGAAGCCCCGTACCGCTGGCGCCTGTTCGACGGCCTGGGACACTTCCCGCATGAGGAGGATCCCGTCGCTTTCTCCGCGGAACTCGTCAATTGGCTGAAGGATCCTGAACCGGACAGATGA
- a CDS encoding RNA polymerase sigma factor, producing MEGIRGGPQAAVRDPELFEEFYRRHVDAMTSFVARRVADPHTVADLTAEIFLAVLDSAHTYRPGRGSETAWLYGIARNVVAGEYRRVARETARDRRISGRRLLEPDDIARLEDKLDAESPGRRALAALERLPAGERAVLELIVVDQLTVPEAAAALGITQVTARVRLHRARKSLRRAADEPADGPRGTSLSYVTGETGGEA from the coding sequence GTGGAAGGGATACGGGGCGGGCCGCAGGCGGCCGTTCGCGACCCTGAACTCTTCGAGGAGTTCTACCGGCGCCATGTGGACGCCATGACGTCCTTTGTGGCCCGGCGTGTGGCGGACCCGCACACGGTCGCCGACCTCACCGCCGAGATCTTCCTCGCGGTCCTCGACTCCGCCCACACCTACCGCCCGGGACGGGGCAGCGAGACCGCCTGGCTCTACGGGATCGCCCGCAACGTCGTCGCGGGCGAGTACCGCCGGGTGGCCCGCGAGACCGCCCGCGACCGGCGCATCTCCGGCCGGCGGCTCCTGGAACCCGACGATATCGCCCGCCTGGAGGACAAGCTCGACGCGGAGAGCCCCGGCCGCCGCGCCCTCGCCGCCCTGGAACGGCTCCCCGCGGGGGAGCGAGCCGTTCTGGAGCTGATCGTGGTCGACCAGCTGACGGTTCCCGAGGCCGCCGCCGCACTGGGCATCACCCAGGTCACGGCCCGCGTACGGCTGCACCGCGCGCGCAAGTCGCTGCGCCGGGCGGCGGACGAGCCCGCCGACGGACCCCGCGGCACATCCCTGTCATACGTCACCGGAGAAACCGGGGGAGAGGCATGA
- the acs gene encoding acetate--CoA ligase, with the protein MSNESLANLLKEERRFAPPADLAANANVTAEAYEQAKADRLGFWAEQARRLTWAKEPTETLDWSNPPFAKWFKDGELNVAYNCVDRHVEAGLGDRVAIHFEGEPGDSRAITYAELKDEVSKAANALLELGVRKGDRVAVYMPMIPETAVAMLACARIGAAHSVVFGGFSADALATRIQDADAKVVITSDGGYRRGKPSALKPAVDEAIDRVDNVEHVLVVRRTGQDVAWNDSRDVWWHEIVERQSAEHTPEAFEAEHPLFILYTSGTTGKPKGILHTSGGYLTQVAYTHHAVFDLKPETDVFWCTADVGWVTGHSYIVYGPLANGATQVMYEGTPDTPHQGRWWEIVQKYGVTILYTAPTAIRTFMKWGDDIPAKFDLSSLRILGSVGEPINPEAWIWYRKHIGADTKPIVDTWWQTETGAMMISPLPGVTETKPGSAQTPLPGIAATVVDDEANEVPNGGGGYLVLTEPWPSMLRTIWGDDQRFLDTYWARFEGKYFAGDGAKKDEDGDVWLLGRVDDVMLVSGHNISTTEVESALVSHPSVAEAAVVGAADETTGQAIVAFVILRGTAAETEDLVAELRNHVGATLGPIAKPQRILPVAELPKTRSGKIMRRLLRDIAENRELGDVTTLTDSTVMDLIQAKLPAAPSED; encoded by the coding sequence GTGAGCAATGAAAGCCTGGCCAACCTCTTGAAGGAGGAGCGACGCTTCGCGCCGCCCGCTGACCTGGCCGCGAACGCCAACGTCACGGCGGAGGCGTACGAACAGGCCAAGGCTGACAGGCTCGGCTTCTGGGCCGAGCAGGCCCGTCGGCTGACCTGGGCCAAGGAGCCGACCGAGACGCTGGACTGGTCGAACCCGCCGTTCGCGAAGTGGTTCAAGGACGGCGAGCTCAATGTCGCGTACAACTGCGTGGACCGGCATGTGGAGGCCGGGCTCGGAGACCGGGTCGCCATCCACTTCGAGGGGGAGCCCGGCGACAGCCGCGCCATCACCTACGCCGAGCTCAAGGACGAGGTCTCCAAGGCGGCGAACGCGCTGCTGGAGCTGGGTGTCCGCAAGGGCGACCGGGTCGCCGTCTACATGCCGATGATCCCCGAGACGGCCGTGGCGATGCTCGCCTGCGCCCGGATCGGCGCCGCGCACTCCGTCGTCTTCGGCGGCTTCTCCGCGGACGCGCTCGCGACCCGTATCCAGGACGCCGACGCCAAGGTCGTCATCACCTCCGACGGCGGTTACCGGCGCGGCAAGCCGTCCGCGCTCAAGCCGGCCGTGGACGAGGCGATCGACCGCGTCGACAACGTGGAGCATGTGCTCGTCGTGCGGCGCACCGGCCAGGACGTCGCCTGGAACGACAGCCGTGACGTGTGGTGGCACGAGATCGTCGAGCGGCAGTCCGCCGAGCACACCCCCGAGGCCTTCGAGGCCGAGCACCCGCTCTTCATCCTCTACACGTCCGGTACGACGGGTAAGCCGAAGGGCATCCTGCACACCTCCGGCGGCTACCTCACCCAGGTCGCGTACACCCACCACGCCGTCTTCGACCTCAAGCCGGAGACCGACGTGTTCTGGTGCACGGCCGACGTCGGCTGGGTCACGGGGCACTCATACATCGTCTACGGGCCGCTCGCGAACGGCGCCACGCAGGTCATGTACGAGGGCACGCCGGACACCCCGCACCAGGGTCGCTGGTGGGAGATCGTGCAGAAGTACGGGGTCACCATCCTGTACACGGCGCCGACCGCCATTCGTACGTTCATGAAGTGGGGCGACGACATCCCCGCGAAGTTCGACCTGTCCTCCCTCCGCATCCTCGGTTCCGTCGGTGAGCCCATCAACCCCGAGGCCTGGATCTGGTACCGCAAGCACATCGGCGCCGACACCAAGCCGATCGTCGACACGTGGTGGCAGACCGAGACCGGCGCGATGATGATCTCGCCGCTGCCCGGCGTCACCGAGACCAAGCCCGGTTCCGCCCAGACCCCGCTGCCCGGTATCGCCGCGACCGTCGTCGACGACGAGGCCAACGAGGTGCCGAACGGCGGTGGCGGCTATCTGGTCCTGACCGAGCCGTGGCCGTCGATGCTGCGCACCATCTGGGGCGACGACCAGCGCTTCCTCGACACCTACTGGGCGCGTTTCGAGGGCAAGTACTTCGCCGGTGACGGCGCGAAGAAGGACGAGGACGGCGACGTCTGGCTGCTCGGCCGGGTCGACGACGTCATGCTCGTGTCCGGCCACAACATCTCCACCACCGAGGTCGAGTCGGCGCTCGTGTCGCACCCCTCGGTCGCCGAGGCGGCCGTCGTCGGCGCGGCGGACGAGACGACCGGGCAGGCCATCGTCGCCTTCGTGATCCTCAGGGGTACGGCGGCGGAGACCGAGGACCTGGTGGCGGAGCTGCGCAACCACGTGGGCGCGACGCTCGGCCCGATCGCCAAGCCCCAGCGGATCCTGCCGGTGGCGGAGCTGCCGAAGACCCGCTCCGGCAAGATCATGCGCCGACTGCTGCGGGACATCGCGGAGAACCGTGAGCTGGGCGACGTCACCACGCTGACCGACTCCACGGTCATGGACCTCATCCAGGCCAAGCTGCCGGCCGCGCCCAGCGAGGACTGA